From Anopheles coluzzii chromosome 3, AcolN3, whole genome shotgun sequence, the proteins below share one genomic window:
- the LOC120957546 gene encoding zinc finger protein 512B-like: MKVFIVLFAVLALALCDGETDANKKDKRGIVELSNGYDQYYGGYDGYYGNDYQHQVANHVTVTKKVAVPYPVAVEKQVPVAVKVPVPVHVEKQVPYVVEKKVPVYIEKKVPVHVDRPYPVPVKVPVKVPVYHKQVVEVAKPYPVPVEKSYPVYVKEPHYVHKTVPSTVYDHDSTVYGSSVGYEHKPLWG, encoded by the exons ATGAAG GTTTTCATTGTCCTGTTCGCCGTGTTGGCCCTTGCCCTTTGCGACGGTGAGACCGACGCAAACAAGAAGGATAAGCGTGGCATCGTTGAGCTGAGCAACGGCTACGATCAGTACTATGGAGGATACGATGGCTACTACGGAAACGACTACCAGCATCAGGTGGCGAACCACGTTACGGTGACGAAGAAGGTCGCTGTCCCGTACCCAGTGGCCGTCGAGAAGCAGGTTCCGGTCGCCGTCAAGGTCCCCGTCCCAGTGCATGTGGAAAAGCAGGTCCCGTACGTGGTTGAGAAGAAGGTCCCGGTGTACATCGAGAAGAAGGTCCCAGTGCACGTGGACCGTCCGTATCCCGTCCCGGTGAAGGTGCCGGTGAAGGTTCCAGTCTACCACAAGCAGGTGGTTGAGGTGGCCAAGCCATACCCAGTGCCGGTCGAGAAGTCTTACCCGGTGTACGTGAAGGAGCCCCACTACGTGCACAAGACGGTTCCGTCGACGGTGTACGACCACGATTCGACTGTGTACGGCAGCTCGGTCGGCTACGAACACAAGCCACTGTGGGGTTAA
- the LOC120954724 gene encoding vanin-like protein 1, with the protein MTTRENRGQILPHLAAALLLVAGTMWPPVEANASDDYYDYGGSSQEGTIEEIVQYARSTPESDSYVVSVVEFHPEPMTMPIEQRTQLHLAEYSRLIRSPEAKPADIIVFPELTLNSLSDTVFVPDPAQRVAPCDDHGTILVTLSCLAREVRKYLVINLSEQFYLQQQAETVRYNTDVVFDRTGTVIARYRKYNLFKEPGTSVTAAPELVSFETDFGVHFGVFTCFDILFALPTLELVKHGLRDFVFPAFWTSEPPFLSSTQIFESWAYANDANLIVAGTNYGPSGATGTGVFNGRNGALLTHYTGVPTRALYTVTVPKSGSGNHTRYHSLTSDVLEVPIAEPSGHRLPGYELKNVRLGRDFLEQFTTIQLNPIWQQETIGQIVCSGMFCCDFSLSLTVDAERDQTHHYRLAVFDGVRTFQGFADAHVSICGVIGCANQSIASCGLMLQHNSEYLQFNSISITGQFIANGTLAMPNTLDMRMYSYDASHYAFTAEVNYSTNVQIVTMNLTTPISDMQTFGIYAFNHKEFEFYNPIERPGESTPEPDPDDDGGAIAGTQPTAAMLLLAVALHAIWQRIAA; encoded by the exons ATGACAACTCGGGAGAATCGTGGGCAAATTCTGCCCCATCTAGCGGCAGCGCTACTGCTCGTCGCCGGTACCATGTGGCCACCTGTTGAAGCGAATGCTTCGGACGACTACTACGACTATGGCGGTAGTTCACAGGAGGGAACGATCGAGGAAATTGTACAGTACGCACGGTCAACCCCGGAAAGTGACAGTTACGTCGTGTCCGTGGTGGAGTTTCACCCCGAACCGATGACGATGCCGATCGAGCAGCGAACCCAGCTGCATCTGGCCGAGTACAGCCGGCTCATACGCTCTCCGGAAGCAAAG CCCGCCGACATTATCGTGTTCCCGGAGCTGACGCTCAACTCCCTCTCCGACACAGTATTCGTGCCGGATCCGGCACAGCGCGTTGCGCCATGTGACGATCACGGCACCATTCTAGTCACCCTGTCCTGTCTCGCCCGCGAGGTGCGCAAATATCTGGTGATCAACCTGTCCGAGCAGTTCTatctgcagcagcaggccgAAACCGTCCGCTACAACACGGACGTCGTCTTCGACCGGACCGGTACGGTCATTGCGCGCTACCGGAAATACAATCTGTTCAAGGAGCCGGGTACTAGCGTGACGGCCGCACCGGAGCTAGTGAGCTTCGAGACGGATTTCGGTGTACACTTCGGGGTGTTCACGTGCTTCGACATTCTGTTCGCGCTGCCAACGCTCGAGCTCGTTAAGCACGGCCTGCGGGACTTTGTATTTCCCGCCTTCTGGACGTCCGAGCCGCCGTTCCTCAGCTCGACGCAGATCTTCGAGAGCTGGGCGTACGCGAACGATGCTAACCTGATCGTTGCCGGTACGAACTATGGCCCTTCCGGGGCAACCGGTACCGGAGTGTTTAATGGGCGCAATGGAGCGCTGCTCACACACTACACCGGTGTACCTACGCGGGCCCTCTACACGGTGACAGTGCCCAAGTCGGGCTCGGGTAATCACACCCGCTATCACTCGCTGACGAGCGACGTGCTGGAAGTGCCGATAGCCGAACCGAGCGGCCATCGTCTGCCCGGGTACGAGCTGAAAAATGTCCGTTTGGGGCGCGACTTTCTCGAACAGTTTACCACCATCCAGCTGAACCCGATCTGGCAGCAGGAAACGATCGGTCAAATTGTGTGCAGTGGCATGTTTTGCTGTGACTTCTCGCTCAGCCTGACGGTGGATGCCGAGCGCGACCAGACGCACCATTACCGGCTGGCCGTATTCGATGGTGTGCGCACCTTCCAGGGCTTTGCCGATGCGCACGTGTCGATTTGTGGCGTGATCGGCTGCGCGAACCAAAGCATCGCGAGCTGTGGGCTGATGCTGCAACACAACTCCGAGTATCTGCAGTTCAATTCCATCTCCATTACGGGACAGTTCATCGCCAACGGCACGCTTGCCATGCCCAACACGCTCGACATGCGCATGTACTCGTATGACGCTAGCCATTACGCTTTTACCGCCGAAGTCAA CTACTCTACCAACGTTCAGATTGTGACGATGAACCTGACCACCCCGATCAGCGACATGCAAACGTTCGGTATCTATGCGTTCAACCACAAGGAGTTTGAGTTCTACAACCCGATCGAGCGACCCGGCGAGAGCACTCCCGAACCGGACCCGGACGATGATGGAGGTGCCATCGCCGGCACCCAGCCTACCGCTGCTATGCTGCTCCTAGCAGTAGCGCTGCATGCCATCTGGCAACGGATCGCTGCGTAA
- the LOC120954723 gene encoding probable ATP-dependent RNA helicase DDX52 translates to MIANDLFRKLSCGAKFSNKNRLPVKRKLENGSTTSLPKLKVCIKEETDTGRKVKASKVTKSLVATPVEDTRIKSEDSSSDDSGSEQENREQKKSEQQKKIVPPEKVELINQLRLNRLRNQLKIHVKKSRHSPEVPNIIESFDQLSTDYGVSNRLVANIQSCYSTPTPVQMQAIPILLKTHSLHACAPTGSGKTAAFLIPILHHLKKPMKCGFRALIICPTRELAKQTQREALRLGDEMNLRTHVIHMVDDPKKCDYSFASGRSYDILVTTPNRICYLLSQNPPKIDLSNIQWVVIDEADKLFEDCKNSFRDQLDTVLTACNNPSKTIALFSATQTRDVNLWVAKNVPNRIRFSIGLINGAVELVDQKLLFTGSESGKLLAFREMVAQGLHPPVLVFVQSKDRAQQLFTELIYDGLNVDVIHSDRTQRERDNVVRAFREGKIWILICTELMSRGIDFKGVNLVVNYDFPPSTISYVHRIGRTGRAGRPGKAVTFFTKDDTVNLKSIAQLIKSAGGEVPDYMLQMHGSSKKARDTLAQKAPKRAMIRTIPTFELQQLQRKKRFVSKSKGKNKPLVVSSNSSNKSANAGKSKRSKPSASKK, encoded by the exons ATGATTGCCAATGATCTGTTTCGTAAGCTTTCGTGTGGTGCCaaattttccaacaaaaacAGGCTCCCGGTCAAAAGAAAG CTTGAAAATGGCAGTACAACGAGCCTCCCAAAATTGAAGGTATGCATTAAGGAGGAAACGGACACCGGCCGCAAAGTGAAGGCTTCCAAAGTGACGAAATCACTGGTAGCAACACCGGTAGAGGATACGCGAATAAAAAGCGAAGATTCTTCCAGTGACGATTCGGGAAGCGAACAGGAGAACCGGGAACAGAAAAAAtcagagcaacaaaaaaagattgtACCTCCGGAGAAGGTCGAGCTGATCAATCAGCTTCGCTTGAATCGGCTGCGAAACCAGCTCAAAATCCATGTGAAGAAAAGTCGACACAGCCCCGAAGTGCCCAACATCATCGAATCGTTCGATCAGCTCAGCACTGACTATGGTGTGTCGAACCGGTTGGTGGCGAACATTCAGAGCTGCTACAGCACACCGACACCGGTGCAAATGCAAGCCATACCGATACTGCTGAAAACGCACTCGCTGCATGCCTGCGCTCCGACCGGGTCGGGTAAAACGGCCGCCTTTCTGATTCCTATTCTACACCATCTGAAGAAACCAATGAAGTGCGGGTTCAGGGCGCTTATCATTTGTCCAACGCGCGAACTGGCGAAACAGACGCAGCGGGAGGCACTGCGGCTCGGCGATGAAATGAACCTTCGTACGCACGTCATACACATGGTGGACGACCCGAAGAAGTGTGATTACAGTTTCGCTAGCGGCCGCAGCTACGATATACTGGTGACGACCCCCAATCGAATCTGCTATCTGCTTTCGCAGAATCCTCCGAAAATCGATCTTAGCAA CATTCAATGGGTTGTGATAGATGAGGCGGATAAATTGTTTGAGGATTGCAAAAACTCGTTCCGCGATCAGCTCGACACGGTGCTGACGGCATGCAACAATCCGAGCAAAACGATAGCCCTTTTCAGTGCGACGCAAACGCGAGACGTCAATCTGTGGGTAGCAAAAAACGTTCCCAACCGCATCCGGTTCTCCATCGGCCTCATCAACGGTGCGGTCGAGCTGGTGGATCAAAAGCTGCTCTTCACCGGCAGCGAATCAGGCAAACTGCTTGCCTTCCGCGAGATGGTAGCGCAAGGGCTGCACCCACCGGTGCTCGTGTTTGTGCAGAGCAAGGATCGAGCACAGCAGCTGTTCACCGAGCTGATCTACGATGGGCTCAACGTGGACGTCATACACTCCGATCGTACGCAGCGCGAACGAGACAACGTGGTGCGCGCCTTCCGTGAGGGTAAAATTTGGATCCTCATCTGTACCGAGCTGATGAGCCGCGGTATCGACTTTAAGGGTGTTAATTTGGTTGTCAATTACGACTTTCCGCCGTCCACCATATCGTATGTCCATCGTATCGGACGGACGGGTCGCGCCGGTCGACCCGGGAAAGCTGTCACCTTTTTCACCAAAGACGATACGGTTAATCTGAAAAG CATTGCACAGCTGATAAAATCTGCAGGTGGGGAGGTGCCGGACTACATGCTGCAAATGCATGGTAGCTCGAAGAAGGCACGAGACACTCTAGCTCAAAAAGCACCGAAACGGGCCatgattcgaacgattcctaCGTTCGAGCTTCAACAGCTCCAGCGCAAGAAGCGGTTTGTCAGCAAAAGCAAAGGTAAAAATAAACCTCTCGTGGTTAGTAGTAACAGTAGTAACAAAAGTGCAAACGCTGGTAAATCAAAGCGTTCAAAGCCGTCAgcgagcaaaaaataa